A stretch of DNA from Rickettsia hoogstraalii:
TTTTATTCCAGTTATCTATTAGTTCTTCTTTATGGATATTTAACCATTCTATAACTAATTGCAAAGCTCTTTTAGGAAATTTACCTTCTAATATTTTACCGTTTAGTGAAATTATTACTTCATAATCACCATATTTAGCATGAAAATGAGGAGTATTATGGTCTCTATAGTACATCATAATTATTATCCCAAAAAAACGACTAATTACCGGCATAATAATTTTTTATTTATATTAATATTTCAAATTTTAATCCATTTTTTATATTATTTCAAGATCTCATAACCACAATAAAGAATTCAGAATATCTTAATAATCTTTCACTTCACAATCACTCTCAGCTTCTCTATAGTTTTTGGATCTTTTGCAAGTTCTAAAAATATTTCCCGCTCATAGGTAAGCAGCTCCTCTTCATTGGTCTCATTATGTTTATCAATAATATCTTGAAATTTGCTAATTACCTTATTTTGTAGATCGTTATATTTTGATGTATCTATTTCTGTTGCTAAATTTATTTTAGGCAAAGTAATTTTATGCGGAATCGGTACTATCTTTTTAGATAGGTTTAATTTTAAAGCTTCATCTAAAATATAATGCTTGTTCATATTTACGTGCATATTCTCTACATCATAATCTGATTTAAAGTAATCGGCTGAACTTGTTTTATTCTGCTCTATAATATTTCTGATATTTCTAATTAATTTAGTCTTATCTCCCCTGCTTCGTACAAACATTTCAGTAACACCGCCCCATCCCGGTATTAAACCGACTCCAAGTTCTACAAGTCCGGCGTTAAGTTCCTGATTTGCCACAATATAGCTTGAGTGCAATAGCAGCTCACATCCTCCGCCAAGTGCTACTCCTTTAGCACAACTAACAATATGAATCCCAGAATATTTTAAGTGCAGCATAGTTTGCTGTCCCAGCTTTAGTAAATTCTCTAGATCATGAAAATTACCGTCTTCAATATAAGAAAGAAGAAGCTTTAAATCCGCACCGGCAGAAAAATTATTTCCTTGCGGATAAATATAAAGATTTTTGCCGTCATTTTCGGCTTTACTTGCTGCTTCTTGCAGTAAATAAAACACATTATGATTTAAACAATTCATTTTTGTAGTAATAACAAAAATGAAATTCTCACGATAATTTATTAGCTTTGCAGAATCGTTTTCTAATACTATCTGACTTTCTTGTAAAATATCTTTGTGAGAATTAAATTTTTGTTTATCGATTTTTTGATATTCTTTATTGTCTAAATATTGCGGAAGTGGGATATGCATTAAATCGACATTTTTAATTACCGAATTCCAGCCGTCTTTAGCTGCTATGGTCAATAATTCAAATGGACCGTATTTCCAACTATAACCAAGCTTCATAGCAGCATCGATATCATAGATATTATCGGTTACAGATGGTACTAAACTTGCTAAATAAACATAAAATTCCGTGATAATTTCAGTAAAAAATTTACCGTAAACCGGATCGCTAGCTAGTAACTCATCAAGATTATTAAATGAAATATCTACTTTTTGAACAGGACTATATGATAAATCGTTTATATTGATAACTTCTTTAATCTTTTTGCCATTTGATACCGATAAACGATAAAACCCACCTTCACCCTTACGTCCAATTAACTTCTTCTCTATCATCTTATCGAGAACAGGAGTATTTACATATATTTTATGATAAGCATCATTTGCAGGAAGGGCGGCAAGTAATGAGCTTGATATTAACTTCATTACGTCATGCCCGATTAGATCATATAAACCAAAAATTCCGGTACTCGGCAACCCCAAACATGTAGTAAATATTTTATCCAAAGCTATAAAATCAAGCTTTTGACTTATCGCTTTGCGAGCTACTAATTCAAGTAAAAAACACCCTACTCTATTAGCAATAAAGCCAGGCGTATCATTACATTTTACTATAGTCTTACCAAGAGTTTTCGTTAAGAACTCCGATACTCTTTCTATGACTTCAGACTTTACCGTATGGTCTATAATTAACTCAAGCAGTTCCATATATCTTGGCGGATTGAAGAAATGCGTAATAACAAATCTAGATTTAATATTATCCGGTAAATTCTCTTTGAGTCTTTTAAGAGGTAATGTAGAGGTATTAGAAGCAATAATTGCATCTTCTTTAAGATAAGGAATAATTTTATTATATAATTGGTGTTTGATTTCTAACTTCTCAACAATAACTTCAATAACTAAATCACATTCTTTAATTAAATCTAAATCTTGTTCTAAATTACCTATGGTAATGAAATTTACTTTATCCGGAAAAGACAAAGGAGGAGGTTTTTGTTTATGCAAGTTTTCTATGGCAGTTCTGACTATTTTATTCGGATCATCGGAATCTTTAGCGATAATATCAAGCAGCACTACTTTATGAGAGGAATTAGCAATTAACGCTGCAATCCCTGAACCCATTACTCCCGAACCGATAATACAAACTTTTTTTATTTCATTTTGCATAAGTTACTTCACTCCTGATGGTTTTGTAATCGTCATTGCGAGGAGCGAAGCGACGCGGCAATCTCGTGTAACAGCACAAAATTCCTGAGATTGCCACGCAGCCTATGGCTGCTCGCAATGACGACGCTAATATCCACGCTGCTCCTCGCAATGACGTTCTAAGTCATCGCAACACTCATCACATATACCGATACCACCCCCGCTTGTCGTAAAATTTTAGTACATTCATTTATAGTAACATTTATAGTAACACCGGTGGTAACGACATCATCGACTAATAAGATTTTTTTACTTACAATATTATATTTTGTGTTAAATTTGATACTACCCTTTATATTATTTTTGCGTTGTTTTCGTGAAAGAAAAGTCTGAGACTTGGTCCATTTTGATTTAGTTAAAATATCGGCTTTTAACATTTTATCGGTAACTTTTGCAATTTCCATAGCTAAAATATGAGCAGGATTATACATTCGTAGTAACCTCTTAAATCTATTCATAGGTACAGGTATGATTAAATCAATATCTTTTATATCCTCGCTATATCTATTATATAAAAGCTTAGCAAAGGTCTTAGCAAATATCGTCTTATCCTGATATTTAAACTGATGAACTATTTTTTTGCTATGCTCATTAAACTTAAATAGGCTGCGAGCTAGATCATAATTAGGTTTGTTGCTATAACAATTTCCACAAATGCAGTTATATAAGATTTTTATACTAAATCTTTGTCCGCATATAATGCAATAGGGTCTTGCTAAAAACTCTTCTAAGGCTTTGGTATCTATTTTTGCTTGCCTTTCTTTTTCAAGCAAGTCTTTCTTATCTTCATAATTTCCTATTGATGTTTTTAAACTATTTATTTGGTTTATTTTATCTTTTTTTCGTTCCATACGTACTAATTTTGTGTCTGCTTCACCTATAACATTACTTCCTCCTCCAATAAGACCAGCTGCTAAACCGGTTATAATACCGCCTGCTGAACTTGCTTGTGCCACTAAGGCTGCTACTTCTAAAACATTATCCCGAACTGCTTTTAAAATTTCTTTAGTTCTCGTAGTATTTAACTTTTTAGGTTCAAGAGTTTCTTGATAAATTTTAGGTAATTTAGTATCCAAAAAATTTTTAAGTGCAGGACTATCTTTTCCTTTATCTATTTGAGTAGCAACTACTAACTCTGCTTGCTTTACATAATTAGCTTTAATATTTTCTAAAGTTTTTTTCTCTCTATCTAAATGCTTATCTTCTCTTACTTCTAAAGTTTCTTTTCCGACATTATAAGCAACGGCTGATAAAGAAAGTGCAGCAAGACCAAGTCCAACTGGCGTCGGGTTAAGGGCTAACGATACCATGACACCACCAATTTTTGCCGTACGTTTTACTGCCTTACTACCCAATGTTTTATATGTTGTCTCTAATACATTTGCTGCCCTTTCAGCACCCGGTAAAGTTTTTATTTTATCAAGCACCTTATCGGCAATACCAGGGCTTGGGGGACCTTTTTCTTTAATTTTTGCACCTTGCTGAAGTTTATCAACCGGATCATAAGCTTTTGCTACTTTTTCTCCAACGTTAATTACTCCTTCTACTATATGAGCAGGACTAGCGATAACTTTACTACCCTCCTTTACCACTTCGATTGCTACTCCACTTGCTGCGATTCCGGCACGAGCGACTCTAGCACCGTAAAGTGCCGTATCCTCTTTCAGCGTTCTTTTTCCTGCCGGCTTATTTTGCGATTGCCGTTCCTGTGGAGGCTAAGAAGCTTTTGTTTGTACTGCTTCTAAAGGCTCTACTCTTTCAGGGGTATTTATTGAAGATTTAAGCTTATTATCTTCTGCTGCACTTTTTACTCCTTCTTCAGGAACATTAATAGATGAAGTGTTTAGCTTTTCTTTACTCATGCATATCTCATAAAAATTATGTTCTATGTTATTCCTGCGTGGATACCAAATCGTCATTGCGAGGAAAAACTGTAAGTTTTGACGAAGCAATCCAGTTAAAAATGCTAATTTTTAGCATTTTTTAATTATTTTTACTGGATTGCCACGTCGCTTCGCTCCTCGCAATGACGATTCTTAAGACATAAGACAACACTCACCTCTTCCCCATCGCATAGCTAGTAATGAAGTTTTTTATAGGCTTAAAGTTATTTATCGCCTTAAATCCTATTTGTCTTAAACATCTTAAATTTTTGGAATAATTTGAAAAAATATTATTTAACTCATCAGTCAGCTTATACATAATAAAATTATCCTCTTGCCTTAGCTTTTGATATTCTTGTAATGTACCATTATTACTAACAATCATACTCAAAATACTCAAAGTCTCTATATCCTTTATGCCCTGATTAAGCCCCTGTCCTGCTAAAGGATGTACTGTGTGAGCAGTGTCGGCAATAAGCACTATCTTATTATGAAAATATCTATTTGCTATACGAGCTTTTAGCGGAAAACTACTAATCTCACTATCAATAGTAATTTTACCTAAAGAATTACCGGCATTTCTTTGAGTTAAAAATTTAACTTCTTCTACAGGCAAATTAACAATTAAAGCAGCCTGATCAGAAGAAGTTGACCATATTACGGATGAAGCATATTGATTTTTTAAAGGCAGCAAAGCAAAAGGACCAAGTGGCAGGAAATGCTCCATAGCACAATTTTCATGCGGATTTTCATGCTTAATATTAAATGTAAGAGCAGTTTGATAAGGTTTCTCAATTTCATTAGCAAAGTAATGAGACCTCACTTTTGAATTTGCTCCGTCACATATAATTAATAAATTACACTTAATTTGTTTATCATCAAATTTTATAATCGAGTAGTCATTATGGCTTATAACCTCTTGATATTGATTATTATCAATTAATGTTATCAACGGATTATTAGTTATTTTTGACAATAGTATTTTTTTAAAATCACTATTCTTAACCACATATCCAAGTACAGCGTCATCGTCATTTCGTAAGTCTAATATCTCTGAAGTCTTATTATCTACTACATATATTTCTTGCATTTTTGCCACAAACTTCTCAAGCTCTTCCCATATATCAATAGAAGATAAGAAATTTTTAGAATGCGGCGTTAAAGCAGTTGTTTTTATGTCTTTAAAAAACTCTGGACTTTTTACCGATTTACTCTCGAATATAGTAGTTTTTATACCCTTTTGTGCAAAAGAAAGTGCCGTTAGCATGCCGCTAAGACCGCATCCTAAGATTATAGTATCAATCTGTTTTGTTTTCATTTGACTCATGTATAAAATATTTTAAATAACCGTTTGTTGCTATAAAGCTTAGAAGAAAATAAATAATTGCTATATCCAAATATGAGCTATTTCCTGAATATAAGCCTAAACAGCAAATAAATAAACTCACTAAAGTCGTGAAGCTATTTAAAATCAATAAATTTGTAAAAATATCTGTTTTTTTGATAAATAGGTAGGTTATTAAGCAAATAAATAATGAAATAATAATTAAAAAGATGTTAAGCATAATTTTTAAAATTTAGTTTAAAATCGTCATTGCGAGAAGAATTACGAAGTAACTCGACGAAGCAATCTCAGGATTTTTGCACGAGATTGCCACGTCGCTTCGCTCCTCGCAATGACGATTCTAGCCCTCTCATTATATATAATCCCTTACAATCTTACAAACTGCAAATAAAATTAATTAAACTTCCTTAAATAATTTTAATATTATGTAATCTTAGCCAACCTTTACATTATAAATAGCTATTGTGACAAAAATGTTATAAAAAAATGTTGCTTTCTTTTATATTCGGCATTAACGTATATATTTAGGCTTTGATTAATATTTTTAAGGTAAATTGTAATGTCACAACTAGATGTTTTAATAGTAGACGATGAAGAGAGTATACGAAATCTCATTGCTGCAAATTTGAAAGATGAAGGTTTTAATCCTAAGGTTGCCGCTAATAGTACTCAAGCTCTTAAAATACTTTCCGAAAAACCGGTCTCTGCAGTTATACTTGATATTTGGCTTCAAGGAAGTGAAATTGACGGGCTTGGGATTTTAGAGATAATTAAAAAACGCTATCCTTTAATGCCGGTAATAATTATTAGCGGTCACGGTACTATAGAAACAGCAGTAAATGCTATAAAAATGGGTGCTTACGATTATATAGAAAAACCTTTTAATAATGATAAATTAGTTATTTTACTTAAAAGAGCTTGCGAAGTAACAAAGTTAAAACGTGAAAATATAGATTTAAAATCAAAAGTTATAGATAAAACTGAATTAGTAGGTGGATGTTCGGTAACTTTAAAATATAAAATGGAAATAGAAAAGGCAGCTAGCTCTAGCAGTCGTATAATGATTCACGGTAAAGTCGGTAGCGGTAAAGAACTTGCAGCAAGGTTAATTCATAAACAATCTAAAAGGGTTAATAATCCGTTCATTATTTTCAGCCCTACCTGTATGACTACAGAAAAAATTAATCAAGAATTATTCGGCGAATCGGAAAAGCAGGAAAATAATACCAAACGCCCTACTATCTTAGAATTTGCCAATAACGGTACTTTATATATAGATGAGGTCAGTAATATTCCTATTCCTATCCAGGTAAAATTATTAAAATTTCTTAAAGATCAAACTATTACAAAGCCTTGTGGAAAAAATATTAAAGTTGATATAAAAATTATCACCGGTACTTCTAAAAATATCCAAGATGAAGTTAATAACGGCAAATTCCTAGAAGATCTATATTATCGCCTTAATGTATCCTCTCTAAAAGTACCTTCATTATATGAGAGAAAAGAAGATATACCTCTACTCGTTAAATATTTTGTTAAGCAGCTTTCAAAATTTTCAGGTTTAAAAGAACGTAACTTTGCCGATGAAACTATCGCTGCTCTTCAATCCTATGAATGGCCGGGTAATATTAGACAATTACGTAATGTAGTTGAATGGACTTTAATTATGAATCCATTAACTACAGGTAATAATGAAATTATAAAACCTTATATGATACCTTCCGAAATATTAGCAAATAGTGCTAATCTCACAAAACTTGAAGATAGTTTTGATGTGTTATCTATGCCGCTTAGAGAAGCTAGAGAAGTTTTCGAGCGTCAATATCTATCAGCACAAATGAGTCGTTTTAATAATAATATTTCAAAAACATCTTCATTTGTCGGTATGGAAAGATCGGCTTTGCATCGTAAATTAAAATTATTAAGCTTACATATACCTCCTACAAATAGAATAAATGAAGAAGAATATGAGGAAGCAAATGCTTAAAGTCATATCAATAATTACTATTTATTTGTTATTAAGCAGCTGCTCCGAATCTACTCGTGATGCGAATGGATTACTTACGGATAGCCAAAGTACGGTAATTCGGAATTATATAATATCGCAAAATTCTAAAAACCTTAAAGTGAACCTTAAAGAGAAGTTCGGTTCAAATTTAAAAGGAGTCAAATTAATAGGAGTAAAGCTAATAAATGAAGATTTATCAGGAATAGATTTAACTTCCTGCGAAATATTACGTACTGATTTTGCAGGTAGTAATTTAGAAAAAGCTATACTTACAAATGCTATAATTCAAGAAAGTAATTTTGCAGATTCGGTAATAAAAAATATTTCCGGGTATAATTCTGACTTTCAAGGTTCAATTTTTAACAATATAACATTACAAAATACAAATTTTGTTCAATCAAATTTTAGCGATACTGCTTTTAATAAAACTACTATAATAAATGTCAACTTTGAAAATTCTAAATTTAGTCATGTATTATGGAGTGATAATACTATTGACGGTGTTAATTTTCAAAAAACTAACCTAAAGAATAATAGCTTTAAAAATACTAATATAACAAATTCAATATTTTACGGTACGGATTTAGAAAAAAGTGTAATGAATAATACCAATTTTACTAATAATTATTTTGAATCTAGCGACCTAAGTCAAACTAAATTAACAGCAGTAATAATTAAAGATTCTAACTTCACACAAAGTATTTTTAATGAAGTAAACTTTAATAACGTACAAAGTAATAACTCTTTCTTTTCATACGCTTCCTTTCAAGATTCAACATTACAGAATATTAGCCTTACTAAATGTGATTTACAAAATAGTACAATTAGTAGTTCAGTTTTAAATCATTTTAAAATCGATAATGCTATATTAAATAATATGAGTCTAAACGATAATAAATTTAATAATTTATCAATAAAAAATAGTAATGCTAATTTTGTAAGGATTAATAAAACTAAAGGCTCAAATATTACTTTAGATAATATTAGCTATACTAATAATATTTTTAGCAATAATGATTTTAAACAATTTATAGTGATTAATACTGACTTAAACAGCAGTGAAATAATAAACTCAAATATAACTAACGGACAATTTAATAACGTAAATTTTTCTAAATCTTTAATACAAAACGTAAATTTTTCAGATGTTAAAATTACTTTAGGTAATTTAAACCAAGTAGCTCTAATAAATTCCAATCTAACAAATACTACGGTTATTAACTCCGTCCTTTCTAATTCACAAATAAATAATATTAACTACCAAGCATATTCCGGTTTTATTAATACTAATGTTTCTAATAATATTATTTTAAATAGCGATAATTCGAGCAAAATTCCACCAAATAATATAGTAATAAGTTCGGTAAAAGATTTGCAAAAAATAACTAACTTAACAAATATAAATTTAACAAATCTTGACTTAAGTAGTTTAGTATTTAATGGAACAGATTTTTCAAATAGTATCTTTAAAAATGCTAATTTAACAAATACGGTAATAAAAAATTCTATTTTAAAAGAGGCTAATTTTTCTGCAGCAATACTTACTAAAACAGATTTTTCAAACTCAATATTAACAAATAGCATATTTAAATCAGCTAAAATTGATCAGGCGGGCTTTAATAACTCTGACCTAACAAATGCTGATTTTACCGAAGCAACAATTAAAGATACTTCATTTGATAAGGCTAAGACAAACGGAATGAAAGGGGTGGAATAGTTTTTAAACGCTATAAGCGACTGTAGGATTTGTTGCATGGCTCGGTTTATCCGTCATTGCGAGGAAATTGCATAGCAATTGACGAAGCAATCTCAGGAGTTTGTTATTATTTCATGAGATTGCCACGCAGTCTACGACTGCTCGCAATGACGGGGTGGTATCCATGCAGCAACGCCCCGCTTATGCAGGAATGACACAGAATTTACCTTTGGTGGTTCTTTGAAGATTTTCCTTTATTAGTAGGAGTATTAGACGGTGTAAATGAATTATTATTCATGAAAGCAGTAGGACTTTGCTTCTTCATTCTATTAATAATTCGTTGTTGTTTAAGATTATTTATCTTTTGTCTTCCGGCTATCCTTATAGA
This window harbors:
- the ubiH gene encoding 2-octaprenyl-6-methoxyphenyl hydroxylase yields the protein MSQMKTKQIDTIILGCGLSGMLTALSFAQKGIKTTIFESKSVKSPEFFKDIKTTALTPHSKNFLSSIDIWEELEKFVAKMQEIYVVDNKTSEILDLRNDDDAVLGYVVKNSDFKKILLSKITNNPLITLIDNNQYQEVISHNDYSIIKFDDKQIKCNLLIICDGANSKVRSHYFANEIEKPYQTALTFNIKHENPHENCAMEHFLPLGPFALLPLKNQYASSVIWSTSSDQAALIVNLPVEEVKFLTQRNAGNSLGKITIDSEISSFPLKARIANRYFHNKIVLIADTAHTVHPLAGQGLNQGIKDIETLSILSMIVSNNGTLQEYQKLRQEDNFIMYKLTDELNNIFSNYSKNLRCLRQIGFKAINNFKPIKNFITSYAMGKR
- a CDS encoding pentapeptide repeat-containing protein, yielding MLKVISIITIYLLLSSCSESTRDANGLLTDSQSTVIRNYIISQNSKNLKVNLKEKFGSNLKGVKLIGVKLINEDLSGIDLTSCEILRTDFAGSNLEKAILTNAIIQESNFADSVIKNISGYNSDFQGSIFNNITLQNTNFVQSNFSDTAFNKTTIINVNFENSKFSHVLWSDNTIDGVNFQKTNLKNNSFKNTNITNSIFYGTDLEKSVMNNTNFTNNYFESSDLSQTKLTAVIIKDSNFTQSIFNEVNFNNVQSNNSFFSYASFQDSTLQNISLTKCDLQNSTISSSVLNHFKIDNAILNNMSLNDNKFNNLSIKNSNANFVRINKTKGSNITLDNISYTNNIFSNNDFKQFIVINTDLNSSEIINSNITNGQFNNVNFSKSLIQNVNFSDVKITLGNLNQVALINSNLTNTTVINSVLSNSQINNINYQAYSGFINTNVSNNIILNSDNSSKIPPNNIVISSVKDLQKITNLTNINLTNLDLSSLVFNGTDFSNSIFKNANLTNTVIKNSILKEANFSAAILTKTDFSNSILTNSIFKSAKIDQAGFNNSDLTNADFTEATIKDTSFDKAKTNGMKGVE
- a CDS encoding 3-hydroxyacyl-CoA dehydrogenase/enoyl-CoA hydratase family protein, whose protein sequence is MQNEIKKVCIIGSGVMGSGIAALIANSSHKVVLLDIIAKDSDDPNKIVRTAIENLHKQKPPPLSFPDKVNFITIGNLEQDLDLIKECDLVIEVIVEKLEIKHQLYNKIIPYLKEDAIIASNTSTLPLKRLKENLPDNIKSRFVITHFFNPPRYMELLELIIDHTVKSEVIERVSEFLTKTLGKTIVKCNDTPGFIANRVGCFLLELVARKAISQKLDFIALDKIFTTCLGLPSTGIFGLYDLIGHDVMKLISSSLLAALPANDAYHKIYVNTPVLDKMIEKKLIGRKGEGGFYRLSVSNGKKIKEVININDLSYSPVQKVDISFNNLDELLASDPVYGKFFTEIITEFYVYLASLVPSVTDNIYDIDAAMKLGYSWKYGPFELLTIAAKDGWNSVIKNVDLMHIPLPQYLDNKEYQKIDKQKFNSHKDILQESQIVLENDSAKLINYRENFIFVITTKMNCLNHNVFYLLQEAASKAENDGKNLYIYPQGNNFSAGADLKLLLSYIEDGNFHDLENLLKLGQQTMLHLKYSGIHIVSCAKGVALGGGCELLLHSSYIVANQELNAGLVELGVGLIPGWGGVTEMFVRSRGDKTKLIRNIRNIIEQNKTSSADYFKSDYDVENMHVNMNKHYILDEALKLNLSKKIVPIPHKITLPKINLATEIDTSKYNDLQNKVISKFQDIIDKHNETNEEELLTYEREIFLELAKDPKTIEKLRVIVK
- a CDS encoding RND transporter, with protein sequence MRGNCIAIDEAISGVCYYFMRLPRSLRLLAMTGWYPCSNAPLMQE
- a CDS encoding monovalent cation/H+ antiporter complex subunit F — its product is MLNIFLIIISLFICLITYLFIKKTDIFTNLLILNSFTTLVSLFICCLGLYSGNSSYLDIAIIYFLLSFIATNGYLKYFIHESNENKTD
- a CDS encoding sigma-54-dependent transcriptional regulator, with translation MSQLDVLIVDDEESIRNLIAANLKDEGFNPKVAANSTQALKILSEKPVSAVILDIWLQGSEIDGLGILEIIKKRYPLMPVIIISGHGTIETAVNAIKMGAYDYIEKPFNNDKLVILLKRACEVTKLKRENIDLKSKVIDKTELVGGCSVTLKYKMEIEKAASSSSRIMIHGKVGSGKELAARLIHKQSKRVNNPFIIFSPTCMTTEKINQELFGESEKQENNTKRPTILEFANNGTLYIDEVSNIPIPIQVKLLKFLKDQTITKPCGKNIKVDIKIITGTSKNIQDEVNNGKFLEDLYYRLNVSSLKVPSLYERKEDIPLLVKYFVKQLSKFSGLKERNFADETIAALQSYEWPGNIRQLRNVVEWTLIMNPLTTGNNEIIKPYMIPSEILANSANLTKLEDSFDVLSMPLREAREVFERQYLSAQMSRFNNNISKTSSFVGMERSALHRKLKLLSLHIPPTNRINEEEYEEANA
- a CDS encoding DUF4160 domain-containing protein, which gives rise to MPVISRFFGIIIMMYYRDHNTPHFHAKYGDYEVIISLNGKILEGKFPKRALQLVIEWLNIHKEELIDNWNKTQNGEPLNSIAPLE